GGCGGCTGTTTCTGGACTTCCCGGAGCAGACGGCTTCCTTAAACGGCAAGCCCCTGACCCTATCCCCGATGGAGTACAAAATGCTGAACCTGTTCCGCAAAAATCCCCGGCAAGTGCTGACCCGCGGGCAGCTTTTGGAAAAACTGTGGGATATAGACGAAAGGTTTGTGGACGAACACACCCTGACAACCTCCATCAGCCGGATTCGCAGCAAGATCGAAGCCGACGGCGGCGCACCCTACATTAAGACCGTTTACGGCATGGGGTATCGATGGACGGGAGGCGAGGCAAAATGAAGTTTCAAAACCTCTCAGTAAAGCGGCTGTTTGGCCGGGTGGCAATAGGGTTGTCCTCTCCGTGTCCGGGATCACCATAGCCCTGTTTCTTGTGACAAAACAGGTTGCGGTGCTGCTGACGGGCGGGGCGCCGCTGCTTGTGCGCCCTTGTGGGGATTTTTGTACTGACGCAGGCGTTTGGAAAGCGGTTGTCACAGTTTACCGCTGACCTGTGCCAGACTTTAAACCACATGATCGCCGGGAATGAAGCGCCCCAGCGCCCAGAGGACAGCGAAACCCAGCTTGCCAGAATCGGACACCGGCTGGCAAGGCTTTACCAGATCATGCAGGAGAACCGCCGCCGGGTGGACGAGAAACGGCAGGAGTTACAAACCCTTGTATCAGATATTTCCCATCAGGTAAAAACGCCTGTAAGCAATCTGAAAATGGCGACGGACACCCTGCTGGAAAAGCCCATGACCGAGGTGGAGCGCACCGATTTTATCCGGGGAATCCGCAGCCAGACGGATAAGCTGGACTTTCTCTTTCAAGCCCTTGTGAAAACCTCCCGGCTGGAAACGGTCGTGATCCAGTTGGATAAGAAATCGGGCCGCCTCTTTGATACCGTGGCGCAGGCCATGAGTGGGATCGTGTATGCAGCGGAGAAAAAGGAAATCGCCGTGTCTGTGGACTGCCCGGAGGATTTGACCGTTTCCCATGACAGCAAGTGGACATCCGAAGCCCTCTTTAACCTGCTTGACAATGCAGTGAAGTACACCCCGGCAGGCGGGAAGATCTCTGTGTCGGTGGTACTGTGGGAAGTGTATGTGGAGATCAAAGTGACCGACACCGGCAAGGGCATTTCCGAAAGCAATCAGGCCGCCATCTTCCGGCGCTTCTATCGTGAGGAAGAAGTACACGAGCAGCAGGGCGTGGGCATTGGCCTGTATCTGGCCCGCGAAATCGTAACGTGGCAGGGCGGCTATATCAAGGTGATTTCGGAGCCGGGCAAAGGTTCGAAATTTTCTATTATGCTCCCTACAAAATGAAAGTAAATGAGCGAGGTGTTTCTATTATGAATGAACGAGAAAAAACGATCCGACTGTGGTTTGATATGTGGCTTTATCAGAAAGATATGGGTATTGATGATATTTTTACAGAAGATGTCCTCTATACAGAAAGTTGGTGTCCCCAGTATAGCAATCGTAAAACCGTAAAGCATTGGTTTCAGGAATGGAATACCCGTGGAAAAGTGGTAATTTGGGAAATCAGGCAATTCTTCCATAAAGACAATCAAACGATTGTAGAATGGTATTTCAAAAATGAAATGAATAATGGGGATATAGAGGAATTTGACGGCGTTTCTTTGGTCGAATGGACAGAGGACAATAAAATAAAAGCATTAAAAGAGTTTGGGTGTAACCGTAATACTTATAATCCCTATCAAGAAAGCGACATCCCTCAATTTAGAAATCAAAAGGCGAATTGGTTTTAGAAGTGTATGAAGTTCTACGCAATTCGGAGAGGCTTGTATTTTCTTAAAATACAAAAATAATGATGGTTGTCTTGTATTCGATTGAAAGCAAGACAACCATCATTATTATGTACTGAGATTGCACATATCTAAAATATAAGATTTTCTATCGTACGTTACGCTCGTAAATATGCAGCATGCCTTTGAAAATCAGATCAGGGTCATAAATGTCGATCATGTCGGTATCGTCGGCGAACACGCGGCTTAATCCGCCCGTCGCAACCACGCGGAAATCCTCGTCGATTTCACGATGGAATTGCGCGATCGTACGTTCGATGCCGCCAAGGAAGTTGTAATACAGGCCGGCCTGCATGGCTGGCCTGGTGCTTTTCGCCAGAATCGACGAGGGGCGCGTGATCTCCACTTCCGGCAACTGGGCCGTGGCATCCCACAAGGCGGCCGCGCCTGTGCGAATGCCGGTGGTGATGAGCCCGCAAATCACCGACGCATCGGCGGTCACATAGTTGAATGTGGTGGCCGTGCCGAAATCCGCCACCAGAATCGGCCCGCCATACTCGTAGTAGGCTCCCGCACAGTCGGCAATGCAGTCCGCGCCCATATTCTGCGGATTGTCCATGCGAATATTGATGCCGGTTTTGACTCCCGGTCCAACAATCATCGGATCGATATTGAGGAATTTCACAATGCTGGCACGGAACGAATGCATGACCTTCGGCACCACCGACGTGATGATCACATCGTCCACATCGCCCGGCGCATAGCCGCTCAGCCGCAGGAATTGCGTGATCATCAGGCCATATTCATCCGACGTGTGGTTCGCCTTCGTGGTGATGCGATACGTGCCGGCGATATGCCCGTCATCGAGAAAGCCGATCACCACATTGGTGTTGCCGATGTCGACTGCGACCAGAAGCATGTCGAATTCTCCTTACGATTGCTGTATTGACGCTATTTCCTGTGATGTTGGTTGATGGTTACGATGCTTGCGATTCAGCGGATTCGGTATTGCGCAACGCTGCCAATTCGGTGAGGATGCGTTCCGCCAATTCCTGCTTGCTCATCTTGTTCCAATGCTCGATGATCGGTTCGTCGGTGGTTTCGCCGGGTTTCAGCACGGTCACCACATTCGTATCCACCGCGAATCCGGCGCCGGGAGTGTTGAGATTGTTGGCCACCAGCATGGAACAATGCTTGGATGTGAGTTTTTTCGCTGCGTTCGATTCAAGATCCTGCGTTTCCATGGCGAAACCGCACAAGGTTTGACCGGCGGTTTTATGCGCGCCTGCCCATGCGAGAATATCGGGATTCGAAGTGAGCCGCAGATCGATATTGACGCGCCCGTTCTTCTTGATTTTCTCCGAAGACTGCTCAATCGGGCGGAAATCGCCGACGGCAGCGGCCATAATCGTCAAATCGGCCTGCGTGAAATGCTCTTGCACCGCGTTGAACATTTGCTGCGCGGTGGTGACGTGAACCGTATCAATGCCGCGGGGAGCGCTCAATGTGACAGGGCCGGATACCAGCGTCACATCCGCGCCCATATCGCGTGCCTGCTCGGCGATCGCATAGCCCATTTTTCCAGTGGAATGATTGGTGAGGTAGCGCACGGGATCAAGCGGCTCCTGTGTGGGGCCGGCGGTGACGAGCACATGCAATCCGTGCAATGGCAACGTTTCTGCGGGCTGGTCCGCACGCAGCAGATCAGCTACGGCAGCTTCGATCGCAGCAGGCTCCTCCATGCGCCCCTTGCCAACATCCTGGCAGGCAAGCATACCGGATCCCGGCTCCACAATGGTCCATCCAAGTTCACGGCAGGCATTGAGATTGCGTTGCGTCACGGCATTCTCATACATGTGCACGTTCATGGCAGGGCATAGGATTTTCGGTCCCTCGCTATAGGCAAGCACGGTACTTGTCAGCTGGTCGTCGGCAATGCCGCATGCGATTTTCGCAATGATATCGGCGCTCGCGGGAGCAATGACGAGCATGTCCGCCCATTTCGCATCATCCACGTGATTGATATGCAGCGGATCGGATGGCGTATGCGCAACATCGCCGTCATTGCGCTGTGCTGCGAACATGGACGTGCGCGTCTGCGTATGCGTGAGCGAGCTGAACGTCAACGGGGTGACGAACTCCTGCGCGGCCGCGGTCATGGCTACGCGAACCTCATGTCCCTGCTTGCTCCAGTCGGAGGCGAGATGGCAGGCCTTGAATGCGGCGATGCTGCCGGTCACGCCGAGAAGAATATGCGCCATAGCCGATATTGTCCTTCCCTTGACGTTGGCAAGACTTACGAAAACTGCGTCAAGTATATATCGAACCGGCTGAGGCATGCGGCATTGCGGCATTGCCGTCAGATGAATCCTGCGGGCATGGCGGATTGTAGAATCAGACTTTGGTGATCGACCCGTACAGGCGGTCAACCAGAACAAACACATAATCAAACAGGAGCAATCATGTCGCAATCTTCAGGTGCGTACGGCGAAGCCGACGCAACCGAACAGAAGAACGAACAACACAACAATCAGCCCGCAAACTCGGCAAGCACCGACGCAACTTTGAACGCGCGTGCCAAATCACCGAAATCCAAGGGGCCCAACAAGTGGATCATCGCCATCATTGCAGTGATCGCAGTGGTCGCCATCATTGTGGGCGTCGTCGTGTTCCGTAACAACAACGCATCCAGCGATACCGCGGAAAATGGCGCCTCCAACACCGTGACCATTGGACTGAAACTCGCCCCCGTAAGTCTCGACATTCGTCACCAGTCCGGATCGGCGATCGAACAGGTGCTGATCGGCAATGTGTACGAAGGGCTGCTGTCGCGCGATTCCGACAACAAAGTGCAGCCGGGACTGGCGAAAAGCTGGGATATTTCCAACGACGGCACAACGTATACGTTCCATCTCAACGAGAACATGAACTTCTCCAACGGAGACACGTTGGACGCCGAAGATGTGGCCTGGTCCATTAACCAGCTCAAAGAACAGCAGTATTACAACGCCAATCAGGTCGAAAGCCTCGAAAAAGCCGAAGCGGTCGATAGCGACACCGTGAAGCTCACGCTCAGCACCCCCGATTCCAACCTGCTGTGGTACCTGACCGGACGCCCCGGCCTGGTGTTCGATAAGGACGCCGAATACAACGCGAAAACCGAAGCCGTCGGATCGGGCCCGTACACGGTGGAATCCTTCGATTCCGCCAGCAAAATGGCGCTCAAAGCCAACCCGAAGTATTGGGGAAGCGCACACAAGGCCGCAACCGAAAACGTGATCATCAAATTCCTCACCGACGATAACGCAGCCGTCAACGCGCTGAAAAGCGGCGAAGTCGACGTGCTTTCCCCGGTGAACGCCACGCTCGCCAAATCGCTTGACACCAACACGTATCAGGTGTCCGCGGCGGACGGCAGCGACAAATACGTGCTCGCCTTCAACTGCGCGAACAGCAAGCTTGCCGACAAGCGCGTGCGTCAGGCAATCCGTTACGGCATCAACCATGAGGAAATCATCGCTTCGCGCGGTAACGTCGACTATGCGCTCGGCGGGCCGATCCCATCCGTGGACCCGGGCTATGAGGACTTGACCGACCTGTACCCGTACGATGTGAACAAAGCCAAGGAATTCATGGCTGAAGCCGGCTATTCCACCGATAATCCGCTGAAACTCACCCTCACCTACGCCAACACGTACGGCACGGAACTCGGCGACCAACTGCGTAGCCAGCTCGCCAAAATCGGCATTGATCTCAGCATCAACTACGTGGAATTCTCCACATGGCTGCAAGACGTGCACGCCAACGGCGACTATGAACTTTCGTTGGTGGACCACGCCGAAAGCCACGACTTCTACAAGTGGACCACGCCCGACTACTACTTCCACTACGACGGCAAGCAAGCCCAAGAACTGTATGCCAAGGCGCTCGCCGCCACCGATGAGGAATCCAGTGCAAACTACCTGAAGCAGGCTGCGAAAGCAGTAAGCGAGGATGCCCCCGCCGACTGGCTGTTCGGCTATCGTGTGACGGTGGCATACAACAAGAACGTGCAGGGATTCCCCAGCAAGCTGAGCCAGACGGTGCTGCCATTGTGGCAGATCACCAAGGCGCGGTGAATCGACGAAAAATCGATGGAAAATCGGCGGAAAACAAGTGATGAAAACTGATGTGTGGCGGTGTTTGCAGCGGCATCGTTGCGGCACCGCCACACGTTGGCGCGATATTGTTGGGTAGGGTAATGACGGTGAATAGGTGCGTATCGCTGCAAACGCACGGATCGAGCGATAGACCAATGGTGGTTCAACTATGAGATTTGTAGTCAAACGGCTGGGACTGTTCGTCGTGGCCCTGTTCGGTCTGTCGCTTCTGGTGTTCGTGCTGTTGCGCATGCTGCCGGGCGATGTGGCTGCGGTGATCGCAGGAACGAACGCAGCCCCTGAACGTATCGCGTCGCTTCGTACCGAACTTGGCTTGGACAAATCGTACGTGGCGCAATACGGCGATTGGATGCTGGGATTGCTGCATGGCGATCTTGGTGTGTCCACCATCGGAGGCAAAGCGGTGTCGGCACAGGTTGCGTCTCGTGCTTCGGTAACGTTTCCACTGATCATCGTGAGTTTGCTGATCGCATTGGCGATCGGCCTGCCGCTTGGTTGCGCTGCTGTGCTGACCCGTAATGCCCGCTTGCGTGGGCTTTGTCACGGTATTGCGATTGTTGCCGGCGCCATTCCCGCATTATGGGGCGGATTGCTGTTGATTCTGCTGTTCTCACGCGGTTCAGGACTGTTGGGATTGCTGCCTGCTCAAGGTTTTCCCGATAATGGCTGGGGCGCGCCCTTGCAGGCGTTGGCTTCTTTGATACTTCCGGCGCTCGCCACCGGCGTTACCGCAGGCGCGTCCATTATGCGTTACACGCGTGCCGCCGTGGGGGACAAGGCCTCGTCTCAGGCGGTCGACATGGCCATGGCATGCGGCATGACCCGCAAACAGGCGGTATTGCGCGTCGCTTTGCGTCTTGCCACACCGCAATTGGTGTCGGTGATCGGTTTGACGTTCGCCCAGATGGTCACCGGTGTAATGGTGGTTGAGAATCTGTTCGCGCTTCCGGGGCTTGGCACCATGCTGGTCACCGATGTTGGCAATCGAGATCTGATTGCAGTGCAGAGCGAATTGTTCCTGTTGGCTACGTTCTTCCTCTTGCTTGGATTAGTGGTTGATGTGGTGCATCGTGCGCTTGATCCGCGTCTGAAAGATGCCGGATTGGTGTCGGGGGAGGTGCTTGCATGATGAAACAGTCTGCTGAGAAAACTACTTCGAAAAACGCTGTGAAAACCGTGATTCCCTCCATATGGCGTACCGCTGGTGGCAAGTATTCGCTGATCATGCTTGCGATATGGCTGGTTGTGTCGGCTATTTCGCTGGTGTGGACGCCATATTCGCTGCTTGATACTGACGGATTCAACACGTGGGCTTCGCCGTCCGGCGCTCACATGTTGGGTACTGATGGTGTTGGCGCTGATGTGTTGAGCTGGCTGATGGCCGGTTCCCGTACGAATCTTGCGATCGCGCTGCTTACCGTGGTGGTTGCCGCGGCCATCGGCCTGCTGCTGGTGGCGGCCATGGTGTCTCGCCATGGCGCATTGGCTTCCACGTCGGTGGTTGTGGTGGATGCGTTGATTTCCATTCCAACAGTGCTGATCGCCTTGATGCTTTCCGTGCCGTTCGGCGCGTCGGCAGCGGTGATCATCGCCGCATGCGGACTTGCATACGGGCTGAATTTGGCGCGTATTCTACGCCCCGCGGCCATGCTCGCCGCACGTTCTGACCATGTGGAATCGGCTTTGTGGTCGGGTGCGAGTTCGTTACGCGTGTTTTTCACGCATATTGTGCCGAATACGGTTCCGGTGTTATGCGTTCAGCTGTCGATGAGTGCGGGCACGTCGCTCTTGGCGGAGGCTGGATTGACGTATCTGGGTGTTGGCGTCGGTGCGGGAGTGCCCAGTTGGGGGCATTCGCTTGCCACGTCCGTGAAATTCATCAGCATTTATCCGATGGCTGTGGTGTGGCCGGGATTGGTGGTCACCTTGATGGTGATAGCGCTGAATCTGTTTGGCGATGCGTTGCGTGACGCCATCGATCCGCTGACGAATCCGGCATTGCGGCAAGGTGAAGCCACCCATGTTGAATCGGAGGAACGCGCATGAGCGTCAGCATCCGTAATCTCAATATCGTCATCGATGGAATGCCGATTGTGCATGATGTCGATATGGACATCGCCGACGGTGAACGTGTCGGTTTGATCGGTTCGTCCGGTTCCGGCAAATCCATGATCGCCAAATCCATCATGGGCTTGCTGCCGCTTTCCGCGCAGGTTTCCGGCAGTATTGACATGGGTGGTACTGAAATCGTCGGAGCGTCGGATCAAGCGATCGCCGATCTGCGTGGTCGTTATGTGGGCATGGTGTTCCAGAATCCTTCCGCCGCATTGAATCCGGTGATGACCGTGGCGCAGCAGGTCGCGCTGCCACTGCGTTTGCATTACGATCTGACCCGTGACGAACGGTTGGACCGTGTCAAAGCAATGTTCGCCAAAGTCAGGCTGCCGGAAGATGTGCTGAACAAATATCCGCATGAACTTTCCGGCGGACAACAGCAGCGCGTCGGCATCGCGGCCGCATTGGTCACGTCGCCGCGCCTGATTATCGCCGACGAGCCAACCACCGCGCTGGATTCGATCACGCAACGGCAGATCGTCGATCTGCTGGCATCGTTGGTGGACGATTCCGGCGCATCCATGCTCTTCATCACCCACGATTTCGCGGTACTCAATCATGCAACCACACGCTGTTATGTACTTGCTGATGGACGTGTTGCCGAATCAGGACAAACCGCCGATATCCTGCAGTCGCCGCACACTAAAGTCGCTTCGCAATTGGCGACTTCGGCACGTGCGCTGTCGTTGCGGATCGATGCCGAAACCAAATAAGGAGAACGGTTGTGACGGGCGAA
This window of the Bifidobacterium pseudocatenulatum DSM 20438 = JCM 1200 = LMG 10505 genome carries:
- a CDS encoding sensor histidine kinase — its product is MSQFTADLCQTLNHMIAGNEAPQRPEDSETQLARIGHRLARLYQIMQENRRRVDEKRQELQTLVSDISHQVKTPVSNLKMATDTLLEKPMTEVERTDFIRGIRSQTDKLDFLFQALVKTSRLETVVIQLDKKSGRLFDTVAQAMSGIVYAAEKKEIAVSVDCPEDLTVSHDSKWTSEALFNLLDNAVKYTPAGGKISVSVVLWEVYVEIKVTDTGKGISESNQAAIFRRFYREEEVHEQQGVGIGLYLAREIVTWQGGYIKVISEPGKGSKFSIMLPTK
- a CDS encoding nuclear transport factor 2 family protein, encoding MNEREKTIRLWFDMWLYQKDMGIDDIFTEDVLYTESWCPQYSNRKTVKHWFQEWNTRGKVVIWEIRQFFHKDNQTIVEWYFKNEMNNGDIEEFDGVSLVEWTEDNKIKALKEFGCNRNTYNPYQESDIPQFRNQKANWF
- a CDS encoding type III pantothenate kinase, which encodes MLLVAVDIGNTNVVIGFLDDGHIAGTYRITTKANHTSDEYGLMITQFLRLSGYAPGDVDDVIITSVVPKVMHSFRASIVKFLNIDPMIVGPGVKTGINIRMDNPQNMGADCIADCAGAYYEYGGPILVADFGTATTFNYVTADASVICGLITTGIRTGAAALWDATAQLPEVEITRPSSILAKSTRPAMQAGLYYNFLGGIERTIAQFHREIDEDFRVVATGGLSRVFADDTDMIDIYDPDLIFKGMLHIYERNVR
- the coaBC gene encoding bifunctional phosphopantothenoylcysteine decarboxylase/phosphopantothenate--cysteine ligase CoaBC; the protein is MAHILLGVTGSIAAFKACHLASDWSKQGHEVRVAMTAAAQEFVTPLTFSSLTHTQTRTSMFAAQRNDGDVAHTPSDPLHINHVDDAKWADMLVIAPASADIIAKIACGIADDQLTSTVLAYSEGPKILCPAMNVHMYENAVTQRNLNACRELGWTIVEPGSGMLACQDVGKGRMEEPAAIEAAVADLLRADQPAETLPLHGLHVLVTAGPTQEPLDPVRYLTNHSTGKMGYAIAEQARDMGADVTLVSGPVTLSAPRGIDTVHVTTAQQMFNAVQEHFTQADLTIMAAAVGDFRPIEQSSEKIKKNGRVNIDLRLTSNPDILAWAGAHKTAGQTLCGFAMETQDLESNAAKKLTSKHCSMLVANNLNTPGAGFAVDTNVVTVLKPGETTDEPIIEHWNKMSKQELAERILTELAALRNTESAESQAS
- a CDS encoding ABC transporter substrate-binding protein, coding for MSQSSGAYGEADATEQKNEQHNNQPANSASTDATLNARAKSPKSKGPNKWIIAIIAVIAVVAIIVGVVVFRNNNASSDTAENGASNTVTIGLKLAPVSLDIRHQSGSAIEQVLIGNVYEGLLSRDSDNKVQPGLAKSWDISNDGTTYTFHLNENMNFSNGDTLDAEDVAWSINQLKEQQYYNANQVESLEKAEAVDSDTVKLTLSTPDSNLLWYLTGRPGLVFDKDAEYNAKTEAVGSGPYTVESFDSASKMALKANPKYWGSAHKAATENVIIKFLTDDNAAVNALKSGEVDVLSPVNATLAKSLDTNTYQVSAADGSDKYVLAFNCANSKLADKRVRQAIRYGINHEEIIASRGNVDYALGGPIPSVDPGYEDLTDLYPYDVNKAKEFMAEAGYSTDNPLKLTLTYANTYGTELGDQLRSQLAKIGIDLSINYVEFSTWLQDVHANGDYELSLVDHAESHDFYKWTTPDYYFHYDGKQAQELYAKALAATDEESSANYLKQAAKAVSEDAPADWLFGYRVTVAYNKNVQGFPSKLSQTVLPLWQITKAR
- a CDS encoding ABC transporter permease; the encoded protein is MRFVVKRLGLFVVALFGLSLLVFVLLRMLPGDVAAVIAGTNAAPERIASLRTELGLDKSYVAQYGDWMLGLLHGDLGVSTIGGKAVSAQVASRASVTFPLIIVSLLIALAIGLPLGCAAVLTRNARLRGLCHGIAIVAGAIPALWGGLLLILLFSRGSGLLGLLPAQGFPDNGWGAPLQALASLILPALATGVTAGASIMRYTRAAVGDKASSQAVDMAMACGMTRKQAVLRVALRLATPQLVSVIGLTFAQMVTGVMVVENLFALPGLGTMLVTDVGNRDLIAVQSELFLLATFFLLLGLVVDVVHRALDPRLKDAGLVSGEVLA
- a CDS encoding ABC transporter permease, with the translated sequence MMKQSAEKTTSKNAVKTVIPSIWRTAGGKYSLIMLAIWLVVSAISLVWTPYSLLDTDGFNTWASPSGAHMLGTDGVGADVLSWLMAGSRTNLAIALLTVVVAAAIGLLLVAAMVSRHGALASTSVVVVDALISIPTVLIALMLSVPFGASAAVIIAACGLAYGLNLARILRPAAMLAARSDHVESALWSGASSLRVFFTHIVPNTVPVLCVQLSMSAGTSLLAEAGLTYLGVGVGAGVPSWGHSLATSVKFISIYPMAVVWPGLVVTLMVIALNLFGDALRDAIDPLTNPALRQGEATHVESEERA
- a CDS encoding ABC transporter ATP-binding protein produces the protein MSVSIRNLNIVIDGMPIVHDVDMDIADGERVGLIGSSGSGKSMIAKSIMGLLPLSAQVSGSIDMGGTEIVGASDQAIADLRGRYVGMVFQNPSAALNPVMTVAQQVALPLRLHYDLTRDERLDRVKAMFAKVRLPEDVLNKYPHELSGGQQQRVGIAAALVTSPRLIIADEPTTALDSITQRQIVDLLASLVDDSGASMLFITHDFAVLNHATTRCYVLADGRVAESGQTADILQSPHTKVASQLATSARALSLRIDAETK